From Lasioglossum baleicum chromosome 2, iyLasBale1, whole genome shotgun sequence, a single genomic window includes:
- the Mcm6 gene encoding minichromosome maintenance 6, whose translation MDAGDANAARIRVPDEVGIKCQKLFQDFLEEFKEDGVVKYLEPAKELVSPEHCTLEVTFDDVDEYNQVLSTTIVEEYYRVYPYLCQAVYNFVKDVMELRKEKECYVSFVEVPTRQKLRELNASKLGTLIRISGQVIRTHPVHPELVLGTFICVDCNTVIKNVEQQFKFTNPTICHNPVCSNKRRFMLDVDNSIFVDFQKIRVQETQVELPKGCIPRSLEVILRSETVETIQAGDRYDFTGTMIVVPDVGVLSLPGIRADASSRRRKPAEQGEGVTGLKALGTRELTYKTAFLACSVTPTSFRFGGTETNMEEISQEMMKKRMTEAEWNRIYEMSRDKNLYQNLVNSLFSSVHGNDEVKKGITLMLFGGVAKTTLEGTSLRGDINCCIVGDPSTAKSQFLKSVSEITPRAIYTSGKASTAAGLTAAVVRDEESPDFVIEAGALMLADQGICCIDEFDKMDPKDQVAIHEAMEQQTISIAKAGVRATLNARTSILAAANPVGGRYDRKKSLQQNVQLTAPIMSRFDLFFIIVDECNEIVDNAIAKRIIDLHCDNCQDFETIYSQSEIVRYINFAKHFKPILNQEAADFLIDSYTTLRQKTGSGSGKWRVTVRQLESLIRLSEAMAKLECSDEVTVRHVREAKRLLSKSIVTVEQPDIDLEEAEDGNPDINMDDAPPLMAALNAMDNTDDNITETPQPQEVQKKKLTMSFEEYKSLSNMLILYMRNEETRAESFPTDDNKGGLRKTELVAWYLDQIQDQIDSEEELLERKNFIEKIIDRLTYHDQIIIPLHTTELRRRGEDAEDEDDPLLVVHPNYIIDV comes from the exons atgGATGCTGGAGATGCAAATGCTGCTCGTATACGCGTACCAGATGAAGTTGGAATTAAGTGTCAAAAGTTATTTCAAGATTTTCTTGAAGA ATTCAAAGAAGATGGAGTTGTTAAATATCTTGAACCAGCAAAAGAACTTGTAAGCCCAGAACATTGTACGTTAGAAGTGACTTTTGACGATGTGGACGAATACAATCAAGTACTTTCAACAACTATAGTAGAAGAGTATTATAg GGTTTATCCATACCTGTGTCAAGCGGTATACAACTTTGTCAAAGATGTAATGGAATTACGAAAAGAAAAGGAATGTTATGTAAGTTTCGTAGAAGTACCAACGAGGCAAAAATTAAGAGAGTTAAACGCATCGAAATTAGGCACATTGATACGCATTTCTGGGCAAGTAATACGAACGCATCCTGTTCACCCCGAATTAGTACTTGGTACATTTATCTGTGTGGACTGCAATACTGTCATAAAAAATGTAGAACAACAGTTCAAG TTCACCAATCCAACAATTTGTCACAACCCAGTTTGCTCTAACAAGCGACGTTTTATGTTAGATGTAGACAATTCAATATTTGTAGATTTTCAAAAGATTAGAGTACAGGAAACTCAAGTCGAATTACCTAAGGGTTGTATTCCACGTTCGCTTGAAGTAATTTTAAGATCTGAAACAGTGGAAACTATACAAGCAGGAGATAg ATATGACTTTACAGGTACTATGATAGTTGTGCCAGATGTTGGAGTTCTTTCCCTCCCAGGTATAAGAGCAGATGCTAGCTCAAGGCGTCGAAAACCTGCTGAGCAGGGAGAAGGCGTAACAGGCTTGAAAGCACTGGGAACTAGAGAATTGACATATAAAACTGCATTTCTGGCCTGTAGTGTTACACCGACAAGCTTCAGg tttggTGGAACAGAAACAAACATGGAAGAAATATCGCAAGAAATGATGAAGAAACGAATGACCGAAGCAGAATGGAATCGTATATACGAAATGAGTCGCGATAAAAATCTTTATCAGAATCTCGTTAACAGTTTATTTTCTTCGGTACATGGTAACGATGAAGTCAAAAAAGGAATTACTTTAATGCTTTTTGGTGGAGTTGCCAAGACAACATTAGAAGGCACTTCATTGCGAGGAGATATAAATTGTTGCATTGTTGGTGATCCTAGTACAGCAAAATCTCAATTCTTAAAGAGTGTTTCCGAAATTACTCCAAGAGCAATTTACACTTCGGGAAAAGCATCTACGGCGGCTGGTTTAACCGCTGCTGTAGTAAGAGACGAAGAATCTCCTGATTTTGTTATAGAAGCAGGCGCTTTAATGCTTGCCGATCAAGGTATTTGTTGTATAGATGAATTCGATAAAATGGATCCTAAGGATCAGGTCgccatacatgaagctatggagCAGCAAACAATTTCAATAGCCAAG gcTGGTGTAAGAGCAACTCTAAATGCTCGAACGTCAATATTAGCAGCGGCAAATCCCGTTGGTGGACGATACGATAGAAAAAAATCTTTGCAGCAAAATGTTCAATTAACGGCCCCTATCATGTCTAGATTTGATTTATTCTTTATAATAGTCGACGAATGTAATGAAATTGTAGATAACGCGATTGCGAAAAGAATAATCGATTTGCACTGTGATAATTGCCAAGATTTCGAGACCATATACTCACAATCAGAGATTGTAAGATACATTAATTTTGCTAAACACTTTAAACCTATATTAAACCAG GAAGCTGCAGACTTCTTAATTGATAGTTATACAACACTTAGACAAAAGACTGGTAGTGGTTCTGGAAAGTGGAGAGTTACCGTTCGACAGTTAGAAAGTCTTATTAGATTATCGGAAGCTATGGCTAAATTAGAATGCTCAGACGAAGTTACCGTAAGGCACGTCAGAGAAGCGAAACGTTTGTTAAGCAAAAGTATTGTTACCGTTGAACAACCAGATATAGACCTAGAAGAAGCTGAAGATGGAAATCCTGATATCAATATGGATGACGCTCCACCACTTATGGCTGCCCTCAATGCAATGGATAATACCGATGATAACATAACTGAGACACCAC AACCACAAGAGGTACAAAAGAAAAAGTTAACAATGTCTTTCGAAGAATACAAGAGTTTATCCAATATGTTAATATTGTATATGAGAAATGAAGAAACTCGAGCTGAATCATTCCCTACAG aCGACAACAAAGGCGGGTTAAGAAAGACAGAATTAGTAGCTTGGTATCTCGATCAAATACAAGACCAGATAGATTCAGAAGAAGAATTATTAGAAAGGAAAAActttattgaaaaaattatcGATAGGCTAACGTATCAC gATCAAATTATAATACCTCTGCACACAACTGAACTTCGAAGAAGAGGTGAAGATGCAGAAGATGAAGATGATCCTTTACTTGTAGTGCATCCTAATTATATTATTGATgtttaa
- the LOC143221016 gene encoding protein lin-54 homolog, translating to MSVNKGQSARALVEPLALDSRTLGDCDLSALSLSHNSEQYSGNDFEAFANIQTELECMNAEEVMTTDEDHIIIERNIETETIIPDVEMTEVSDQAHEEHIIYTTANQINQNIVFQTKPTLQRLPASTVQVKSNVGSTTQSQSIMIVSPAGGQGTSQILKISHPSSASAGQLQSLAQTLIAKSADGNIVQLRSAQSGKPVMATRHSGSITLENVNTKTVQSAVKRTAQSTPQNRNVYTKMILAGNQTQSGQVLITSSQSENQQAIKFLNNSISNQDLTSPTKTITLAQAQQMGLLSTNKVQHILPSSSQKQGIIVNKFMQSSSAQPSKVTIVPSSTIKSPTKILPAPMLGSQMKASAISNQQSAFPSANKPSVQQSPQKVIIRQSSLKPGTVLGSGQVIRIPANQNIVTGSNQVHQIQMPGRQVQYVRLVSTPSSGTTNVVTVGKAKSQTTLQTVGVSQKIGGQQQIVKVVPLNTSNQSLRTVAPKATLTSSSQRLLIPATATVGGNQSKNTVAIPASALSQLASGQAVLSTNSNVGNIVVLPTQYIQQQTSDDAKIKSQQATPSLLGNTQSLQASTGNSSVGPIAENKGSQKSYTSVEPNGIRPRKPCNCTKSQCLKLYCDCFANGEFCHMCNCNNCSNNLGNEEERQRAIKSCLERNPNAFRPKIGKGRETGDDIRRHNKGCNCKRSGCLKNYCECYEAKIPCSGNCKCIGCRNVEEPNLEKKSLKDLAEAAEVRTTQLTLNKAKLQLSEMAFRPPAISNTGARQPFNFLTDKVVEITCQCLMAQADEAERNMFDDDTSQRLIIEEFGRCLKEIIESAHKAEAT from the exons ATGTCTGTAAATAAAGGGCAGAGCGCCAGAGCTTTGGTCGAGCCACTGGCTCTGGACTCACGTACCCTCGGCGACTGTGACTTGAGCGCGTTAAGTCTGTCGCATAACAGCGAGCAATATTCTGGCAACGACTTTGAAGCATTCGCTAATATTCAAACTGAATTGGAATGCATGAACGCAGAGGAAGTGATGACGACAGACGAGGATCACATAATAATAGAACGGAATATCGAGACTGAAACAATTATACCTGATGTGGAAATGACTGAGGTGTCCGACCAAGCTCATGAAGaacatattatttatacaacaGCGAATCagattaatcaaaatattgtgtTTCAAACGAAGCCGACGCTGCAGAGGCTTCCTGCATCTACTGTACAG GTAAAATCGAATGTTGGCTCTACGACACAGAGCCAGTCGATTATGATAGTCTCTCCAGCTGGTGGTCAAGGCACTAGCCAGATCCTAAAAATCTCTCATCCATCGTCCGCGTCAGCTGGTCAACTGCAGTCGCTGGCACAGACGCTCATAGCAAAGTCAGCCGATGGTAACATAGTTCAATTACGATCTGCACAGTCTGGTAAACCGGTGATGGccaccaggcattccgggagcatCACGCTAGAAAATGTTAATACCAAGACAGTCCAGTCTGCTGTCAAACGGACTGCGCAAAGCACTCCGCAGAACCGTAAT GTATACACGAAAATGATCCTGGCTGGAAATCAAACGCAATCGGGGCAAGTCCTCATAACTAGTTCGCAGAGTGAGAACCAGCAGGCGATAAAGTTTCTGAACAACAGCATTTCCAATCAGGACCTCACCAGTCCGACGAAAACTATAACGCTGGCGCAAGCGCAGCAAATGGGACTGCTTTCCACTAACAAAGTCCAACACATCTTGCCTTCGTCGTCGCAGAAACAA GGAATAATTGTGAACAAGTTCATGCAGTCGTCGAGCGCGCAGCCCTCGAAAGTGACCATAGTCCCAAGCAGCACGATCAAATCTCCCACAAAGATACTACCGGCTCCAATGTTGGGTTCGCAAATGAAAGCTTCAGCTATTTCGAATCAGCAGTCTGCATTTCCCTCCGCCAACAAACCGTCTGTACAGCAGAGTCCTCAGAAAGTGAttatacggcag AGCTCTCTGAAACCCGGAACTGTGCTCGGAAGCGGACAAGTTATTAGAATACCGGCTAATCAGAACATCGTGACCGGATCTAACCAAGTGCATCAGATACAAATGCCTGGAAGACAA GTGCAATACGTCAGACTAGTTAGTACTCCTTCGTCGGGGACCACGAATGTTGTCACTGTGGGTAAAGCAAAGTCGCAGACCACTTTGCAGACCGTTGGCGTCAGTCAGAAGATTGGAGGCCAGCAGCAGATTGTCAAG GTGGTTCCATTGAACACTAGTAACCAGTCGTTACGGACTGTTGCACCGAAGGCCACGTTAACTAGTAGCAGTCAGAGGTTGCTAATCCCTGCAACCGCTACGGTGGGCGGCAACCAGTCAAAGAACACCGTAGCTATTCCAGCATCTGCGTTGAGCCAATTAGCATCCGGACAGGCCGTTCTCTCGACCAACTCAAACGTGGGAAATATCGTAGTTCTACCAACTCAGTACATCCAACAACAG ACATCGGACGACGCGAAGATAAAGTCCCAGCAAGCTACGCCCAGTCTGCTGGGCAATACGCAGAGCTTGCAAGCCTCCACAGGAAATTCATCCGTAGGACCCATTGCAGAAAACAAGGGCTCCCAGAAGTCCTACACTAGCGTAGAGCCTAATGGCATCAGGCCAAGGAAACCGTGCAATTGTACCAAGTCGCAGTGTCTTAAACT ATACTGCGACTGCTTCGCGAACGGGGAGTTCTGCCACATGTGCAACTGTAACAACTGCTCCAACAATCTTGGGAACGAGGAGGAGAGGCAGCGAGCCATCAAGTCCTGTTTGGAACGCAACCCGAACGCATTTCGCCCGAAGATCGGGAAAGGTCGCGAAACAGGCGACGACATCCGTAGGCACAATAAGGGCTGCAATTGCAAGCGAAGcggatgtttaaaaaattactgCGAATGCTACGAG GCCAAGATTCCGTGTTCCGGCAATTGTAAATGCATAGGGTGTCGCAACGTAGAGGAGCCAAATTTAGAGAAGAAATCTCTGAAGGATCTTGCAGAAGCGGCTGAAGTTAGGACAACGCAGCTGACATTGAACAAGGCGAAACTACAGCTGTCCGAAATGGCCTTCAGACCGCCAGCTATATCTAACACGGGCGCAAG ACAACCCTTCAACTTCCTGACTGACAAAGTAGTCGAGATAACGTGCCAGTGTCTAATGGCTCAAGCCGACGAAGCGGAGCGTAACATGTTCGACGATGATACGTCTCAAAGATTGATAATCGAGGAGTTCGGTCGGTGTCTGAAGGAAATCATCGAATCGGCTCACAAAGCCGAAGCTACCTAG